One window of Deltaproteobacteria bacterium GWC2_65_14 genomic DNA carries:
- a CDS encoding dihydrolipoyl dehydrogenase, giving the protein MRRCDLLVIGAGPGGYVAAIRAAQLGLSVAVVERDRPGGVCVNWGCIPSKAILKTADLYREMQNAAAHGIRCQGLSVDYAAVIGRSRKVAERMSRGVEFLFKKNRIELIPGDAVVASPSSVRVGSEEIGAKAILVAVGTAVRGLPGIEPDGKRVLTSDDALALTDLPASVVVLGGGAVGVEFAYIFRAFGAEVTVVEMEDQLLPRTDREVAKELEKSFTKQGIRVLTSAPARKLDAASGTLTVGAPGKEETLSADRFLVAVGREPLTAGLGLEACGVKLEKGYIVVDERFRTGCPTIFAIGDVIGGMLLAHEASAEGVAAAEIIAGKEASRPDRDRIPACIFCQPEVATVGLSEEEARRRGIAVKTAKFPFTALGRAVASGHTEGFVKMIAEERYGEVIGCHIIGHGASDLIAEVALARTLEATFHEIGKTVHAHPTLPEAVREAALMLAGEAIDI; this is encoded by the coding sequence ATGAGGCGATGCGACCTGTTGGTGATCGGAGCGGGACCCGGCGGCTACGTGGCGGCGATCCGGGCGGCGCAGCTGGGGCTTTCCGTGGCGGTCGTGGAGCGGGACCGGCCCGGAGGGGTCTGCGTGAACTGGGGCTGCATCCCGTCCAAGGCGATTTTAAAGACCGCCGACCTCTACCGGGAGATGCAGAACGCCGCGGCCCACGGGATCCGGTGCCAGGGGCTCTCGGTCGACTATGCGGCGGTGATCGGGCGAAGCCGCAAGGTGGCGGAGCGGATGTCGCGGGGGGTCGAGTTCCTGTTCAAGAAAAACCGGATCGAGCTGATCCCCGGCGACGCGGTCGTCGCATCTCCGTCGTCGGTCCGGGTGGGGAGCGAGGAGATCGGCGCGAAGGCGATCCTGGTCGCCGTGGGAACGGCGGTGCGGGGGCTGCCGGGGATCGAGCCGGACGGCAAGCGGGTGCTCACCAGCGACGACGCCCTCGCCCTCACGGATCTGCCGGCCTCGGTGGTCGTCCTGGGCGGCGGGGCGGTCGGGGTCGAGTTCGCCTACATCTTCCGGGCCTTCGGCGCCGAGGTGACGGTCGTCGAGATGGAGGACCAGCTTCTCCCGCGCACCGACCGGGAGGTGGCGAAGGAGCTGGAGAAATCGTTTACAAAACAAGGGATCCGGGTGCTGACCTCCGCCCCCGCGAGGAAACTGGACGCGGCTTCCGGCACTCTAACGGTGGGCGCTCCCGGGAAGGAGGAGACCCTTTCCGCCGACCGCTTCCTGGTCGCCGTGGGACGGGAGCCGCTGACCGCGGGGCTCGGGCTCGAGGCCTGCGGGGTGAAGCTGGAGAAGGGGTACATCGTCGTGGACGAGCGGTTCCGCACCGGATGCCCGACGATCTTCGCCATCGGCGACGTGATCGGCGGGATGCTGCTGGCGCACGAGGCCTCCGCGGAAGGGGTCGCGGCGGCCGAGATCATCGCCGGGAAGGAGGCGAGCAGGCCGGACCGCGACCGGATCCCGGCCTGCATCTTCTGTCAGCCCGAGGTCGCCACGGTGGGGCTCTCCGAGGAGGAGGCGCGGCGGCGGGGGATCGCGGTGAAGACGGCGAAGTTCCCCTTCACGGCGCTGGGGCGCGCGGTCGCCTCGGGGCACACGGAAGGGTTCGTGAAGATGATCGCGGAGGAGCGGTACGGGGAGGTGATCGGCTGCCACATCATCGGGCACGGAGCATCGGACCTGATCGCGGAGGTTGCGCTCGCGCGGACGCTCGAGGCGACCTTCCACGAGATCGGGAAGACCGTGCACGCCCACCCGACCCTGCCGGAGGCGGTCCGCGAGGCGGCGCTCATGCTGGCGGGGGAGGCGATCGACATCTGA